The nucleotide window GCGTACGTGAGATGCCTGAGAGACCAGGGTGAACGCGGGCCGGACCCGGACATCTCGGCCGATCGGATGAGTCCCGGCCGGCTGGTCGGGCCGCCGGCGACAGGGGAGGGCCCGACGCGGGTCAATGCGTGCGACGGTTGAGCAGGGCGACGACGTCTTCCTCGCGGAAGCGCCGATGGCCCCCCGGGGTGCGGATCGAGCCGAGGATGCCCGAGCTCGCCCAGCGGGCGACCGTCTTCGGATTGACGTTGAACATCGCGGCGACCTGGCCGGGGGTCAGCGTGTGCTGGCTGGCGAGCCCAGGCGTGATGTAGGTCGCGGGCGGTGCTGTCTCGATGCTGGTCATGGTTCCCCCTGCGTGTTGGAGTGCTCGGTCGGCGCGCCGGAGGTGGCGAAGCGGCTCTGCACGTGGTGGACGAGTTCTTCATGAATACACGCAAATCGCCCAGGTACTCGAACCGTCAGCGGGAGGTAAAGAGCGTGCAAAGCCCTGCGACCTGCGGGAGCGTGAGGACCGCCCAGTAGGCTGGAGGGGTGAGTGAACCGCACGACCCCACCCCCGTCCCCGGCACACCGGCCTCCGGCAAACCCGCCCCCGGCAAGAAGGCCGCCCCCGGCGACGCCGCCCGCGAGACGACCGCCGCGGACACCGCGCCGCAGGCCGGTGGACGCCCGATGACCCTGGCGGTCGCCCTGTTCGCCTACACGTTCGCGCGGCTGCTGCTCGTCGCCGCGGTGGTCGTGATCATCATGGTCGGCGGACGCCTCGCCGACGTCGAGGTGCCGTTCCTCGTCGCGGCGGTGTTCGGTGTGCTGATCGCACTCCCGCTCGGCATGGTTCTGTTCAAGACGCTGCGTCTGAAGGTCAACAGCGAGATCGCGGCCCTGGAGGCCGGTCGCCGGTCCAAGCACGACGATCTGCAGGCACGGCTCCGCGGCGAGAAGTGAAGCCGACGCGGCTCGTCGACCGTCGCGCCGACCGCGCCTGGACCCAGAACGCCATCCGCCTCATCGAGGCCGACGGCCGACGCAGTGCCGACACCCACCTGCTGCGCGTCGCACTGCCCGCGTGGTCGCGCTGGACCGAACCCGCCGGCAACGGACCGGGCGGGGATCCACTCGACGGGCACGGGGCTCGCGAGGTCGGTGTGGACCTCTACGTCAAGGACGAGTCGACCCACCCGACTGGATCGTTGAAGCACCGGCTGGCGCGTTCACTGTTCCTCTACGCCCTGTGCAACGGGTGGGTCGTCGAGGGCACTCCGGTCATCGAGGCGTCGTCGGGGTCGACGGCGGTGAGCGAGGCCTACTTCGCCGAGCTGATCGGCGTCCCGTTCATCGCGGTGATGGCCAAGAGCACGTCCCCGGCCAAGACGGCGCTGATCGAACGCCACGGCGGGCGGTGTCATTTCGTCGATCACCCCGGCGAGGTCTACGCCGAGGCGCTGCGTCTCGAGGGCGAGCTCGGCGGCCACTTCATCGACCAGTTCACGATGGCCGAACGCGCGACCGACTGGCGCGGCAACAACAACATCGCCGAGTCGATCTTCGCGCAGCTGGCCGAAGAAGACCATCCGATACCCACGTGGATCGTCGTCGGGGCCGGTACGGGTGGTACGTCGGCGACCCTGGGGCGATACGTGCGCTACCGGCGCCATGACACCTGGCTGGCG belongs to Gordonia sp. KTR9 and includes:
- a CDS encoding PLP-dependent cysteine synthase family protein, whose product is MKPTRLVDRRADRAWTQNAIRLIEADGRRSADTHLLRVALPAWSRWTEPAGNGPGGDPLDGHGAREVGVDLYVKDESTHPTGSLKHRLARSLFLYALCNGWVVEGTPVIEASSGSTAVSEAYFAELIGVPFIAVMAKSTSPAKTALIERHGGRCHFVDHPGEVYAEALRLEGELGGHFIDQFTMAERATDWRGNNNIAESIFAQLAEEDHPIPTWIVVGAGTGGTSATLGRYVRYRRHDTWLAVVDPENSVFLPAYESADGTLTAETGSRIEGIGRPRVEPSFISQVIDRMIGVPDEASIATARRSSDLLGRRVGGSTGTNMWGAFSLVAEMVAARTPGSIVTLLCDSGDRYATTYFDDDWLATGSFDLGPAETVLDEFLATGRWTA
- a CDS encoding BldC family transcriptional regulator — encoded protein: MTSIETAPPATYITPGLASQHTLTPGQVAAMFNVNPKTVARWASSGILGSIRTPGGHRRFREEDVVALLNRRTH
- a CDS encoding DUF4229 domain-containing protein; this encodes MSEPHDPTPVPGTPASGKPAPGKKAAPGDAARETTAADTAPQAGGRPMTLAVALFAYTFARLLLVAAVVVIIMVGGRLADVEVPFLVAAVFGVLIALPLGMVLFKTLRLKVNSEIAALEAGRRSKHDDLQARLRGEK